The following proteins come from a genomic window of Malus domestica chromosome 02, GDT2T_hap1:
- the LOC103404307 gene encoding cytochrome b561 and DOMON domain-containing protein At5g47530-like → MALSRFIFVICLLFTVFSSAAAQPPCMSRTFSNKKTFAACSTLPVLNSTIHWNYYPSTATVDIAFTQSVVSDSRWVAWAINPTSTGMVGSQAIVAYKRTDGTITVYSSPIKSYGTHLEQGNVSFPLYDVSAVFENNEFIIFATIGLPNNVSVVHHVWQQGPMFGNTPGMHSLSGPNVQSFGTLDFLSGKIETSKGSTSTSALKYAHGIINTISWGILMPIGIIVARYLKTVEGADPAWFHAHRGCQMLAFLGGIAGWGTGIFLGSKSPGIQYKGHRCIGITLFALATIQVAVALCLRPKKTDENRKYWNWFHWVVGYGTIVLSIVNIFKGFDILEPANKWKFAYIAIIGTLGCIAAILELRKLGSFLSRFRSNRAAGQEIVESTQTIV, encoded by the coding sequence ATGGCACTTTCCAGGTTTATCTTTGTTATTTGCTTACTGTTTACCGTCTTCTCTTCAGCCGCCGCACAACCGCCATGCATGAGCCGTACCTTCTCCAACAAGAAAACCTTCGCCGCATGCAGTACTCTGCCCGTTTTGAACTCGACGATCCACTGGAATTACTACCCGTCGACAGCCACGGTTGACATTGCATTCACACAATCTGTGGTGAGTGACTCGAGATGGGTTGCATGGGCCATAAACCCTACGTCCACTGGCATGGTCGGTTCACAAGCCATTGTCGCTTACAAAAGAACCGACGGAACTATTACTGTTTACTCTTCACCAATTAAAAGTTACGGGACACATTTGGAACAAGGGAATGTAAGCTTCCCTTTGTACGACGTCTCTGCGGTTTTTGAGAACAACGAATTCATCATCTTTGCAACCATAGGCCTTCCGAACAATGTCAGCGTTGTGCACCACGTCTGGCAGCAAGGACCCATGTTTGGTAACACCCCCGGAATGCACTCGCTTTCAGGACCCAACGTGCAATCCTTTGGAACCTTGGATTTTCTTTCCGGGAAAATTGAAACAAGCAAGGGAAGTACTTCAACGTCCGCCTTAAAATATGCGCATGGAATTATCAATACCATCAGTTGGGGCATACTTATGCCCATCGGCATAATCGTTGCACGGTATCTCAAGACAGTCGAAGGGGCTGATCCGGCATGGTTTCATGCTCACAGAGGATGCCAAATGCTGGCTTTTCTTGGAGGGATTGCAGGGTGGGGAACTGGAATTTTTCTTGGCTCTAAATCTCCGGGGATTCAGTACAAAGGGCATAGATGCATCGGCATCACTCTGTTTGCCCTTGCCACGATTCAAGTAGCGGTAGCTCTTTGTTTGAGGCCGAAGAAGACAGACGAGAATAGGAAATATTGGAACTGGTTTCATTGGGTTGTGGGGTATGGAACAATCGTCCTAAGCATCGTCAATATTTTCAAAGGATTTGACATATTGGAGCCGGCCAACAAGTGGAAATTTGCTTACATTGCCATCATCGGTACTTTGGGATGCATCGCTGCAATCCTAGAGCTACGAAAACTAGGCTCTTTCCTTTCGAGGTTTAGAAGCAATCGAGCTGCAGGGCAAGAAATAGTCGAGAGTACTCAAACAATAGTGTAA
- the LOC103404129 gene encoding pentatricopeptide repeat-containing protein At5g67570, chloroplastic: MEALQASLRQVPHTQFEPDTDKIKRSLTKKGVHPTPKILHTVRKKEIQKHNRKLNRLAEADSSPPFSQTQKQALAEETHFRTLKREFRDFTKAVKAKSGGEEFMVGRPWEGIERIGFRELASTSAEYGGEKLKKEEVNALREMFEARKLEELKWVLDDDIEMKEEWFNGEDRVWDPSKRRRRGEGEVIQFLVDRLSSTEFSARDWKLSKMMKQSGLQFTEGQTLKILGGLGAKGCWKQALSVLDWAYNDKGNKHYKSRFVYTKLLAVLGKARRPHEALRIFNQMLGDFNIYPDVAAYHSIAVTLGQTGLLKELLKIIECMRQKPFKGNKSLSHTNWDPVVEPDVIVYNALLNACAQTHQWKGVSWVFNQLRKSGLKPNGATYGLAMEVMLQSGKYDLVHELFRKMKKSGEAPKALNYKVIVRAFWCEGKIDEAVEAVRDMEQRGVVGTGSVYYELACCLCNSGRWQDALTEVEKMKKVTNTKPLEVTFTGMITSSMEGRHIDDCISIFEHMKTQCSPNIGTINAMLKVFGRSDMFFKAKELFEEIKTVKPDSDPLLDGGGTSLAPDEYTYISMLKASASALQWEYFEHVYKEMALSGYQIDQSKHASLLVEASRAGKCHLLEHAFDAILEAGEIPHPFFFTEMVFQATVRRDYRRAVTLVSAMAHAPFQISERQWTDLFEKNGDAIRQDGLEELLDALNNCDVTSEATVINLKRSLLSLCRSYRSRGLPSSGYLGSGATDTSSSVDSNEGFDGNELVIPNHSLDSVDGIPKPGRDHLVGESTDVPSDEFSVGKTRTRRDIDTVRSLDYVSDEDGEHSDVDEEIETLVNGVDSHDSDLPAANEILEAWKERRKREGILFPFQQGHK; encoded by the exons ATGGAAGCTCTGCAAGCTTCCCTCCGGCAAGTCCCTCACACCCAATTCGAACCCGACACTGATAAAATCAAACGCAGCCTCACCAAGAAAGGCGTCCACCCAACTCCCAAGATCCTCCACACCGTCCGCAAAAAAGAAATCCAAAAACACAACCGCAAGCTCAACCGCCTCGCGGAGGCGGATTCATCTCCGCCGTTCTCGCAGACCCAAAAACAGGCCTTGGCCGAAGAAACCCATTTCCGAACTCTCAAGCGCGAGTTCAGGGACTTCACCAAAGCGGTCAAAGCGAAGAGTGGCGGCGAGGAATTCATGGTTGGGAGGCCTTGGGAGGGGATTGAGAGAATTGGGTTCCGAGAGCTCGCCAGTACTAGTGCGGAGTACGGCGGAGAGAAGCTGAAGAAGGAGGAGGTGAATGCGTTGAGGGAAATGTTCGAGGCCCGGAAGCTCGAGGAGTTGAAATGGGTGTTGGATGATGATATTGAGATGAAAGAAGAGTGGTTCAATGGTGAAGACAGGGTCTGGGACCCTTCTAAGCGGCGGAGACGTGGCGAGGGCGAGGTGATTCAGTTCCTTGTTGATAG GCTTAGTTCTACCGAGTTTTCGGCGAGGGACTGGAAGCTTTCGAAGATGATGAAACAGTCAGGGTTGCAGTTCACTGAAGGTCAGACGCTTAAAATTCTTGGAGGACTTGGTGCTAAGGGATGTTGGAAACAGGCATTGTCTGTTTTGGATTGGGCATACAACGATAAGGGGAATAAACATTACAAAAGCAG GTTCGTATATACAAAACTTTTGGCAGTTCTTGGGAAGGCACGAAGGCCCCATGAAGCTCTTCGCATTTTCAATCAGATGCTT GGAGATTTCAACATATATCCTGATGTTGCTGCCTACCATAGCATTGCGGTTACACTTGGTCAAACCGGTCTTCTGAAGGAATTGCTGAAGATTATTGAATGCATGAGGCAGAAACCTTTCAAAGGAAATAAGAGTTTGTCTCACACGAACTGGGACCCCGTTGTTGAACCCGATGTCATCGTGTATAATGCT TTACTGAATGCTTGTGCTCAAACCCATCAGTGGAAGGGTGTATCTTGGGTCTTTAACCAGTTGAGGAAGAGTGGCCTGAAACCTAATGGAGCAACGTATGGACTTGCTATGGAG GTAATGCTGCAATCTGGGAAATATGACCTTGTCCACGAACTCTTtaggaaaatgaaaaaaagtgGCGAAGCTCCAAAAGCTCTCAACTACAAAG TTATTGTCAGAGCTTTTTGGTGTGAAGGGAAAATTGATGAAGCAGTGGAAGCAGTTAGGGATATGGAACAAAGAGGAGTGGTTGGAACAGGCAGTGTATATTATGAGTTAGCTTGCTGCCTTTGCAACAGCGGCAGGTGGCAGGATGCTCTGACAGAA GTTGAGAAGATGAAAAAGGTAACAAATACTAAACCTTTGGAGGTCACCTTCACAGGCATGATAACATCTTCCATGGAGGGAAGACACATTGATGACTGCATATCTATATTTGAACACATGAAAACCCAGTGTTCCCCTAACATAGGGACCATAAATGCAATGCTGAAAGTCTTTGGACGTAGCGATATGTTTTTCAAAGCTAAAGAGTTGTTTGAAGAAATCAAAACGGTTAAACCTGATTCTGATCCGTTACTAGACGGAGGTGGTACTTCCCTTGCCCCCGATGAGTACACATATATCTCAATGCTGAAGGCATCTGCCAGTGCTCTGCAATGGGAATACTTTGAACATGTGTACAAGGAAATGGCTTTGTCTGGATATCAAATCGATCAAAGTAAACATGCATCGCTACTTGTGGAAGCATCCAGAGCTGGGAAG TGCCATCTACTCGAGCACGCATTTGACGCAATTTTGGAAGCTGGAGAAATCCCCCATCCGTTCTTCTTCACTGAAATGGTATTTCAAGCTACAGTCCGGCGTGATTATAGGAGAGCCGTAACCCTGGTCAGCGCCATGGCTCACGCCCCGTTTCAAATCAGCGAAAGGCAGTGGACGGACCTTTTCGAGAAAAATGGAGACGCGATCAGACAGGATGGTTTAGAGGAACTGCTGGATGCTCTAAACAATTGTGATGTAACATCGGAAGCCACGGTCATAAACTTGAAAAGATCACTGCTTTCTCTTTGTCGGTCTTACAGATCAAGAGGCTTACCAAGTTCCGGCTATTTGGGCAGTGGAGCCACAGATACATCATCCTCGGTCGATAGCAACGAGGGATTTGATGGTAACGAACTGGTTATTCCGAATCATTCTTTGGATTCGGTTGATGGTATCCCCAAGCCGGGGAGGGATCATCTTGTTGGTGAGAGTACTGATGTTCCTTCAGATGAGTTTTCTGTTGGTAAGACTCGCACCAGAAGAGATATCGACACGGTTAGGTCATTGGATTATGTTTCAGATGAAGATGGAGAACACTCAGACGTCGATGAGGAAATTGAAACACTGGTAAATGGAGTTGATTCTCACGACTCGGATTTGCCCGCGGCAAATGAAATACTGGAAGCTTGGAaggaaagaaggaaaagggaaggGATACTCTTCCCCTTTCAACAAGGACACAAGTAA
- the LOC114820979 gene encoding ADP-ribosylation factor-like protein 8a gives MGLWEAFLNWLRSLFFKQEMELSLIGLQNAGKTSLVNVVATGGYSEDMIPTVGFNMKKVTKGNVTIKLWDLGGQPRFRSMWERYCRAVSAIVYVVDAADPDNMSVSRSELHDLLSKNSLSGIPLLVLGNKIDKPGALSKQALTDEMGLKSITDREVCCFMISCKNSTNIDSVIDWLVKHSKSKS, from the exons CCTCTTTTTTAAGCAGGAAATGGAACTATCTTTGATAGGACTTCAGAATGCTGGGAAGACTTCTCTTGTAAATGTTGTAGCG ACGGGTGGATACAGCGAGGACATGATCCCTACG GTCGGATTCAATATGAAGAAGGTGACCAAAGGGAATGTTACAATAAAGTTGTGGGATCTTGGAGGTCAACCCAGGTTTCGCAGCATGTGGGAGCGATACTGTCGTGCCGTTTCTGCTATAGT TTATGTTGTTGATGCTGCGGATCCAGATAACATGAGTGTATCAAGAAGTGAGCTTCATGATTTGCTGAGCAAAAACTCACTAAGCGGGATCCCACTACTGGTTCTCGGAAACAAGATTGACAAGCCGGGAGCTCTCAGTAAACAGGCATTAACTGATGAAAT GGGACTGAAATCGATTACTGATAGAGAAGTTTGTTGCTTCATGATCTCATGCAAGAACTCAACCAACATCGACTCAGTTATCGATTGGCTTGTAAAGCATTCGAAATCAAAAAGCTGA